The Amycolatopsis endophytica genome includes the window GCACCTGCCGGTCGCGAACCCGCTGCCCGAGGTCACCGAGCACGTCGAGCACGCGCTGGGCACCGACCCGGTCAAGGAGGTCGTGTCCGTGACCGACAGCCCGCTGACCGACGCGATCGGCCCGCTCAACCACGCGCCGCTGCCCGAGGCCGCCGACCTCGGCAACCTTCCCGGGGACCTTCCCCTCGGTCACTGACCGGTAGCCGCAACGGCGCGGCTACCACTCACCGATGAAGCGGCGGGGTTCGTCTCAGAACGGACCCCGCCGCTTCACGTTTTGGTCACGACACGGCACACTCCACCGCGTGATGGCACCGCCCTGGCTCGACGTACTGGACGAAACCGCCCAGGTTTGCGCCACCCAACGGCGTCCGGACCTCGTGGACCGGATCCGCAGGCGCAGAGCGCAGCTGCTCGACGAGAAGCTGCGGGTCGTCGTCATCGGCGAGAGCGGGCAGGGCAAGAGCCAGCTGGTGAACGCGCTGGTCAACGCGCCGGTGTGCGCGGTGGGCGAGGACGCGACGACCACTGTTCCCGCCGTCGTGGCGCACGCCGAGAGTCCCACCGCCACCGTCGTGACGGCCGGTGCGCGGGCGATCGAAGGTCCGGCGCCCCGGCAGGTCGCGGTCGAGTCGGTCACCAGTGCGGCCAACCGGGCCGCGGTCGCGGTGAGCGGTCAGCCGGTCGTGCGCGCGGAGGTCGGCCTGCCGCGCGCCCTGCTGTCGGACGGGCTCGCGCTGGTCGACACACCCGCCACGGCGGCGATCGAGACCGTCGACTCGGCCGACGCCGTGCTGATGACCACCGACGCGACCAGTGAGATGTCGACGTCGGAGATCCAGCTGCTCGAACAGGTCGTCCGGCTGTGCCCGACGGTGCTGGTGGTGCTCACCAAGATCGACCTGGTGCCGGGCTGGCGTGCGGTGGCTCGGCGCAACCGCATGCGGCTCGACCAGCGCGGTCTGATGGCGTCGCTCATCCCCGTGTCCGCGGCGCTGAGGCTGGCCGCGGCCCGCAGCGGCGACCAGGCGCTGAACGCCGAGTCCGGGTTCGGCGAGCTGGTCCGGTGCCTGCACCGCGATCTGCCCGGCCAGGCGGATCTGCTCGCCCGCCGGTCGGTCGCGGCGCTGAGCACGACCATGGTCGAGGCGCTGCAGCACTCGCTGCACGAGGAGTTCGCGGCGACGCAACAGGCGGACAACGGCGACACCGTCGCGCGCTGGCACGCCGCCGGGCGCCGCCTGGAGAAGCTGCAGCGTGACGCGAACCGCTGGCAGACCCTGCTGTCCGACGAGGTGTCCGACCTGATCTCGGACGTCGAGTTCGACCTGCGCGATCGCACCCGCAAGATTCTCACCGAGGTCGACGAGTACTTCGAGGCAGCCGATCCGGCGAAGACGTGGGGCGAGTTCGAGGAGTGGTTGCGGGAGAACCTGACCACGGTCGCCGAGACGAACTCCGAATGGCTGCTCGACCGGTTCGAGTGGATCGCCCGCAAGATCGCGCGGCAGGTCGCCCCGCATCGCGAGGACGCGTTCCCGGATGCACTGGCGCGCGAGGTGCCCGGTGACGCGGTCGGCGACCTGCGGATGCCGCGCGTGGAACGGTTCGGCGTCGGACAGAAGCTGTTCGTCGGCATGCGCGGGTCCTACAGCGGTCTGCTGATGTTCGGTCTCGCGACGACGATCGCCGGCCTGCCGCTGATCAACCCGATCTCGCTCGGCGCCGGTGCCGCCTTCGGCGCGAAGAGCGTGTTCGAGGAGCGCGGCAACCGTCTCAAGCGGCGCCAGCACACCGCCAAGACCGCGGCACATCGCTACGTCGACGACTTCTTCCTGCGCTACGGCAAGCACAGCAAGGACACCGCGCGGCAGATCCACCGCGCGCTGCGCGACCGTCTCAACGGGATCGCCGACGAACTACGCGGTGAGATCACCGCGACGGCGAAGACGTACAAGCAGGCCATCGACGACGACACGACGCGGCGGACGGTGCGGGCCAACGAGATCCGGCGGATGATGGACGAACTGAACGTCCTGCGGCGCCGCGCGCAGGCACTGGCCGCGCAGCTGCCCGCCCAGCGGGGGATCACCGCGTGAGCCTGGCCCCGAGGACGCGGGCGCTGCTGGCGGAGGCCGTCGACGTCTACCAGGACAGCCCGCGCGCGACGAGCTGGCTGCAGCGCCAGCTGACCCGGTTCGACGATCCGCTGCGGCTCGCGGTGGTGGGCCCGCGCGGATCGGGGCGGTCGACGCTGGTCACCGCGCTCGCCGGAGAGCCGGGGCAGGGCGAGATGACGTGGTTGCGGACCTCGCCCGGGCGGTCACAGGACGAGCTGATGGTGATGGACACGCCCGCGATCGACGGCGGCGCGGCGCCCAGCACCATCGAGGGGATCTGCATGGACGCCGACGCCGTGCTGCACCTCGTGCGACGTCCGTCCGAGGCGAACCTCGAATTCCTGCACACGCTGCAGGACCATCCCGTTGCCCGCGCGACGGCCGTGAACGCGCTCGTCGTGCTGTCGCGGGCGGACGAACTGGGCGGCGGCCGGGTCGACGCGGTCATCTCGGCCCGCCAGGTCGCGCGCCGGTACCGGGTGGCGCCGGACGTGCGTGGCCTGTGCCAGGACGTCGTCCCGGTGGCCGGGCTGCTCGCCGCGGCGGGACGCACCCTGACGGAACCGGAGTTCGAGACGTTGCGGACGCTGGCCGCGGTGTCGCGAACCGAACTGGAGCCCCGGATGCTCTCCACGGACCGGTTCGTGGCCGAGGAGTTTCCCGCCCCGGTCACCGCCGCCGACCGCGCGGCTCTGCTCGGCCGCTTCGGCCTGTTCGGCGTGCGGCTGGCACTGACACTCATCCGACGCGACGCGGACACGCTGCCCGCGCTGGCCGGGCAGCTGGTGCCCCGCAGCGGATTGGCGGACCTCCGCGACGCGATCGACGGCTGCTTCGTGGCGCGACGGGACGTGTTGAAGGCCCGCTCCGCGTTGATCGGGCTGGAAGTGGTGCTGCGCATGGAACCGCGCCCGGCCGCGGCACCTCTGGCGGCGGAGCTGGAACGGTTGCTGGCCGGCGCCCACGATTTCCGGGAGCTGCGGCTGGTGGCCGCGCTGCGAACCGGGCGGACGCATTTTCCGGCGGAACTGAAGACTGACGCGCTGCGGTTGGTCGGCGCTTCGGGAACCTCACGGGCCGAGCGGCTGGGCACCGAACCGGTCCTGCTCGCCGTGCGGCGATGGCGCGACCAGGCGGAGAACCCGGAGTTGAGCGCTGGGGAGCGTCAAGCCGCGGCAGTCGTGGTGCGCAGCTGCGAAGCGATGGCGAACGGCACGATCTGACGAGGCTGTGGGCTCGCCTGGATTGACGAGCCCGGCCGTTTCAGGCGTCGGTGGAGTCGGCGGGCTTGAGGTAGGCGGTGCCACCGGTCGGCATGCGGCGGAAGAAATCCACCCGGGTGATCGGCTGACCATGAGGTTGACGGGCGAGGCCCGGATTCGGGGAGAGATTCCCGTTCTCCGGGCGGGGCACCATCGTTTCACCGGGCCGGCTGTCCTGGCTCCGGCGAGGGTCCCACTGGACTGACATCAGTTTCCTTCCGAGGTGAATGATCCGTCCGAAGAGGACAGTACTCCGCCTGCCGGTGCGGCACGAACCAAGGTCGCGTCCACCAGCCCACCGAGCACTGCCGACAGTTCGGCTCCGATCTCCGACAGGGATAACCCGAAAGGGGCCTCCCTAAGCCGGATCGTGAGTTCGGCGGCCTTCCCGTCCAGCCAGTGCAGTTCCGGGGTGTCGCCGGGACGGCCGACGAGCACCCGGCCGGTGGCCTCCATCCGGGTCATCCGCACCAGCGGATCCAGCACGTAGCGGCCCGCCTGCACCGGACGGGTGACGGGAGTGGGTTCTTCGGGTCCATTCCCATCACACAACAAGGTGTGCAGAAGCCACTGGGCGTCGATTTCCAGCGTGTCTTCTTCACCGGCGAGCCAGGTGCCGATTTCGGTGGCGCGCTCGCGTGCGTGGGAAAGCAGCGAATCCGGGCCCAGTTCCGCGGTTTCGCCGCGTCGCGCGACGTCTCCGGCGAACTGGGCCAGGCAGGAATAGGCGTGGAACGCGGCCAGGACCTGCTCCACCGGCCAGACCCCGGACGACCAGGACGGGCGGAAGACCCGGCCCTCCGCGATGTCGGCGCCGAGGAACGGCCGCGTGATCGCGAAGTCGAACAGTTTCTGGTGGGCGCCCTCGTGGATGATCGCCTCGGCGACGTCGTAGGGCGAGGCCGGACGGTCGATCAGGACGAGGCCGGGGAACAGCCGCGACGAGGCCGAAACCAGCCCGCCGGAGGTCGCCGGATCGAGGACCACGAGCAGGCTGACGTGGGCGAGCAGGTCGTCGGCCAGCGCGGGGCTGACCTCGCGCACCTTGTCCACCCCCGCCGCGACCGTGGCCAGTGCTTCGTCGTCACCGGTCAGCAACCGCGGCGGCGCACCGGCGGACCGGCTCTGCGCGTGGATGATCCGCAGAGCTTCGGCCAGCAGATCGTGCGCACCGGCGCCGGTGGCGACCGCGAGCGTCGACGATCCGGCTGGCACCGCGGTCGTGACACCACCGAGGTCGTCGTCAGCCGCGACGAAGGGAAGACGGCCGGCCAGCGCCTCGCCGATCCGGAACCGGAACAGGGGGTTGTCGAGCTGTTCCGCCGGAATCCGCTCGTGGCCGGGCTGGAGCAGGTCGAGAGCCATCCGGTACAGCGCGCGACGTTCTTCCACGACCGCATGGGCAGGGGCCAATGCGGCATGCACGGCGGTGGCATCCGGCCAGGCAGGTCTGGAATGCATCCGAACGCGGCTTCTTCCGCTGAGGAGGGAACAGCCTTGGACCGCGCGAGAGTACAACTCGGCCGCAAGCCCCCCACATCGGGGGCGGCTGTCAGACAACAGACGCTCGCCGCCCCCGCGATCTCGCTCTTAAGCGCCGGTGCCGAGGAACGAGACGATCTGAACGAAACCCAGAACCGCCAGAACGAAGCCGGCCGTCACCGTCATGACGATGACGGTCCGCCACCCGATGATGGTCACTCCGAGCGCGACCAAGAAAATCACAGCGAACACAGTCTCCGAGGTCATTGCGACACCTCCTCACTGGCCGAGGCGGCCGTCGGGCCAGGTGGGCCCGCCCGCTCACCCGAATTCGGCGACTTCAGGATCTCCTGGCTGTCGGTTGTCTGTCAAGGAACTCCATATGACAGACAACTTGCGTCTGGCATCAGCTTGCCTTACTCTTCTCGGAAGCTCGGGGATCCCAAGAGCTTGAGAGGTCGACGATGGATGACGAGAGCTGGGCTCTCTCACCGAACACCCGCAAACCGCTGCCCGAACTGATCGAGGACAAGATCAGGTCGCTCATCAGGGGCGGCAGGTTCAAGGCCGGCGACCGGCTGCCGACGGAACCGGAACTGGCCCAGCGCATGGCGGTGGCACGCAGTTCGCTGCGCACCGCGCTGCAGCGGCTTCAGCTGCAGGGTGTCGTCGAGGTGATGCGGGGCCGCGGCTGGTACGTCCGGTCGACGGACCTGTCCGAACAGGACGAGCCGCTGGTGTTCGACCGGCGCGTAGGTGACGCCGACCTGATGGAGGTCCGGATCGCCCTGGAAACGACCGCGGCCAGCCTGGCCGCGACGCGTGCGACCCAGGGCGAACTCGACGACATCGCGAAACTGGCGAAGCTGCACCAGTCCGCGTCGATCGCCGACAAGGACGAGCTGCTGCAGTCCGACGAGGACTTCCACGCCGCGGTCGTGCGCGCGAGCCACAACGAACTGCTGGACCAGCTCTACCGGTCGCTCGTACCCCAGCTGCGCGGGCACCGGCGCAACAGCTACGGCAGCTCGGAGGTGCACGTCCGGTCCGCGAACGACCACAACCAGGTCACATGGTTCCTCAAGCGCCGCGACGAGGGCGGCGCCCGCGCGGCCATGGCCACCCACCTGCTCGGCCTGTACAACGACCTCGCCGCGCAGACCGGGACGCCTCCCGGCGAACGCGCGACGCTCACCACCTACGCGCTGGAGGACGAGCCGCACTGGCACCGGGAGTGAATTAAGCCTATCGGCCGCTTTCGCCGCCGCAGCCCCTCCGACGATCATGGGTTCTCGCGAACCGGGCGGAGAGGCTGTGACAGCTGCGGAAAAACAGCGGCCTGGGGCCGGTGCGCGTCCCAAGCCCCGTCCGGGCGTCGTCCGCGTCGCCGTCGCGTTCGTGGTCGCCGGAGTGGCCGCCCTGCTCACGGTCGTGTCGTGGCAGGCCGCGCCCGGATGGCCCACCGCGGTCCACGACGTGCTGGAGGCGGCGTTCCCCCTGGTCATCGTGGTGGGTTGCGGGATCGGCGGCTACGAGTTGTTCGTGCACCCGTGGCTGGTGACCGAGCTGGCGCGGATCTCCGGGCCGCGGATCGTCGAGGCGCTGCTCCCCCAGCAGGTCATGGAAACCTTCCTGCACTCGATCTACGGCGACAACGACGCGAACCGCGAGGTGGTGACCGGTGTCCTGGGCGGGGAGGGACTGCGCCCGCTCGGCGGTGACCTGACGATCAGCACGCACACCGGGGTGACGTTCGAGCTGAGCGCGGTGGACCACGACATCTACCACCTGACGACCGCGGCCACGTACAGCTTCAAGAAGAACGTGCCGGTCGACCGGTTCATCATCTTCGCCACCTGCAACGCGCTGTTGCGGGACTCGATCAGCGCGGGCTGTCAGCTGCCGCTGTTCGAGACGTGGTTCGTGCCGGACAGCTCGCTGTTCGAAAGTTCGGTCGAAGACATGCTCCCGTCCGTGCGCATCAGCATCGACTACCTCGACCACCTGGGACGGCACCAGGTCGCGGCGTCCGGGAAGGTGGAGCTGCGGGAGGTCAAGTACCAGCAGTGGGCCGACTACCTGACCTTCTTCCGCACCAACCTGGGCCACCTGCCCCGCCAGAACACCCTCGACTACCTGTCCGACCTGCGCATCTTCGAATGCGACCTGTCCGACATCGCGGGCGACGACCATTCCGTCAGCGCGATCGAACGCCTCTCCCTGCGAGCGACGGCGCTGCAACGCATCGACGACGGATACTGCTACTGGCAGGCGTCCTACCCCTGCTACGTGGAACGCATTTCGATGTCCACGAAGGGCCTGGACATCGACGGCGGCGGCGCCTACGAATTCCGGGTGGTGCCGTTCACGTTCCGCTCGAACACGGCTTCCGCGCGGTGGCTGAGACCGGAGGAGTTGAGCGAACTGGACGTGCGGTCCTGGCTGCTGCCGGGCCACGGGGTGGCGCTGCTCTGGCGACCGGCGAAATGAATCCGTGCCGCGTGGAGCACCGGGTGGTTGAACCACGATCAATTTCGTGCCGTTCACCCCAATCCCCAGGAGCGACACCCATGCGCCCTCACCCTCGACCAGGTGATAGAAGGACTTCCCGCATCGGACGCCCGTGAGCTCGCGCGCGCTTACCGCCACGGAGAGCGCGGTGGCGGACCCGCTGCGCAACACTCGGAACGGAGGAAACGACGGCTCTCCGGTTCGTCGCGGCTTGTTGCGCGGCGGGATTGCTCGAACCCCTCGACGCGACTGAACACATGCGGGGATGGGTGACAACAGTTGCGGGGAACGCGTTGGCCAACGCATCCCTCACCAAACCGATCACGAGGAGCACCGCCGAGCGTCTACTGCGCGGCGTGATCGACCGCGCCGCGAGCTACAACGCCGATCCAGACAGAATTCTCGCGGTTACTCGACTCGACGTCTTCGGCAGCTACCTGGATCCCGAGAAGGACCGGCTCGGCGATCTCGATCTGGGCATCGAGATCGTGCGCCGCTTCGACAGCGATTCTTGGACAGAGATGTCACTGGCATACACAGCAAAATCGGGCAGAACCTTCAACCGGTACACAGATAGACTCTTCTGGCCACTGCACGAGTTGCTCCGATACCTGAAGAACCGCAGCTCAGCAATCGGCTTCACCGACGAAGACCTGGCACTCCTCACCACGTGTCACGAGCGCATCTACGACATCCGAAAAGACCCCACGACGATCCAACCTCCGCCGGAGGCGACAGTCCAGCGGTTGTGACGCGCGACTACGCCCCAGAGCCCCGGCGCGTAGTCGCCCGTCATGTTCTGCACCTTGATGTCGAAATGTCACCAAGCGAGCGCGCTGGAAGCGCTGTGCTCGCCCGGTGACGTACTCGGGCGAGTACGTGAGGGGCCGGATCCGCGCTGGCCAGGCCCCTTCGGCGGAAGCGGAGGGATTTGAACCCCCGGTCGGTTGCCCGACGCTCGCTTTCAAGGCGAGTGCATTCGGCCGCTCTGCCACGCTTCCCTGGGGCTCAGGGTAGCGGCTCAGCCCGGCAGGCCGTCGAGGTGTTCGAGCACCCGGGAGAACGCCTTCGCGAGCACCGCCTGCTCGTCGGGGGTCATCAGGTCGATCAGGTGGGTTCGCACACCGTCGACGTGCGTGGGGGCGGCTTCCTTCAGCAGGGCTTCGCCGCCGGGGGTCAGCTCGGCCACCACACCGCGCTTGTCGTCCGGGTCGGGGGCGCGCCGGGCCAGGCCCGCCGCCTCCATGCGCCCGATCTGGTGCGACAGGCGACTCTTCGTGGAACCCATGGTGGTCGCCAGTTCCGACATCCGCATCCGGTTCTCCGGCGCCATTTCGAGGCACACCAGCACCTCGTAGTCGGTGAGCGAAATGTCGTGCGCGGCGGCCAGTTCGCGGTGCAGCCGCTGGCGGAGCCGCAGCGTGGCGACGACGTAGGACCGCCAAGCCGACATCTCCGTGTCCGTCAGCCAGCGCACTTCACTCATGTACCGAACAGTAGCCCCGGGACACGATTACCAACCAATGAGGGACGGCGCCTCGGTTGAGGATTCGCGGCGTCGGGCGCACACTGAGGGCAACGGCGGATCGGTCACCGGTCCGGGGACGCGCTACCCGGGCGTGGCCCGTCGAGCCGTCCGCCGGGAGAGGGCCAGGTGGTTCAATGACGAGAAGTTCCTCGCGGTTGACTACCGGATACAGCTGTGGACCCACAGCCGGGATGCGGTGAACCCAGTCCGGCTGTGACTGTGAGCAGCACGGGTTTCCATCTCGATGCGCCTCGACCATCGCTTGCGCACGACGGCGACTTCGAGCCTGCTTCGATGCGGTCCTCCGTGTCCGCACGGCAGAGCCACTCGCCGGCCCGCGAGGTGGCCAACCGCTGACTACAATTGACAACCTCGGTAACCCTGGGTGCGGACTTCCGGTCCGCACCCAGGCTTGTGTGAGGGAGTTCGGGTTGAGGTTTGACGAAGGCGCCGGCCTGGACACGTCCGAGGTCGACGACCTCCGCGGCAGCGGTGGCGGCGTCGGCGGGCGGGTCGCCCTCGGCGGTGGCGGGCTGGGGGTCGTCGGCGTGATCATCTACTTCGTGCTCTCCCAGATCGGCGGGGTCGACCCGAGCAACGCGGGCGGCCTGGGACAACTCGGCTCCGGCGAGCAGGTCAGCAACGGCTCGCTCGCGCAGGAGTGCCGCACCGGCGCGGACGCCAACTCCAACCACGACTGCGCGATCGTCGCGATCGTGAACTCGATCCAGGACTACTGGAGCGACCAGTTCGCCCGCTCCGGCCGCACCTACCGGACCGCGCAGACGAACTTCTTCAGCGGCGGGGTGCGCACCGGCTGCGGCGGCGCGACCTCCGACGTCGGCCCGTTCTACTGCCCGGCCGACTCCGAGGTCTACATCGATTTGTCGTTCTACGACGAGTTGCGGACGCGGTTCGGCGCGGAGGGCGGAACTTTCGCCGAGGCGTACGTGCTCGCGCACGAGTACGGGCACCACGTGCAGAACCAGCTGGGGACCTCGCGCCGCGTGGGCAACGAGACGGGGCCTGCTTCCGGCTCCGTCAGGCTCGAACTGCAGGCCGACTGCTATGCCGGTGTGTGGGCCAACCACGCGACGACCACGCCGTCCTCGACCGGACGGCCGCTCATCACCGAAGTGACACAGGACGACATCGACCGGGCTCTGGATACCGCGTCCCGCATCGGAGACGACTACATCCAGTCCAACCTCGGCGGCGGTCAGGTCGACGAATCCCAGTTCACGCACGGGACTTCGGCTCAGCGGGAGCGGTGGTTCACGACCGGCTTCTCGACCGGGGATCCCGCTCGATGCGACACGTTCGGTACCAACAACTTGGGTTGATCCCGAGTGCGGTGGCCACCGCACGAGCGGGTTCTTCGCGCGGTGGTCGGTGGTGCCCGCGCGAGTGGGAACTTGGTGTGGGTGCCGGTGGCGGCTGCGCGAGTGGGAACCTCGTGTGGGAGCCCGTTGCGCCTGCACGAGCGGGAACCTCGTGTGGATGCCAGTCACAGGGCTCCATGGATGGGAATCTCATGCGGGAGCCAGTGGTACCCGCACGAGCGGCAACCTGCCGTGGGCGCCAGCCGCGGCTGCACGACTGGGAATCTCGCGCGGCAGCCAGCCACACCCGCACGAGCGGGAACCTCGCGCGGCAGCCAGCCACACCCGCACGAGCGGGAACCTCACGCGGCAGCCAGCCACACCCGCACGAGCGGCAACCTGCCGTGGGCGCCAGTGGTAACTGTGCGAGTGGGAATCTTGTGGGGCAGACAGCGGTGCTGATACGCACCGAAATCTACGGGGCAGTCAATGGCACCCATGCGAAAGGGAACCTCGTCGAACTGACGCCAACCGGCAGCCGCTGGGTGGCAGCCTTCTGCCCGAATGAACAGGAACCGCGCCGCACCACCGCGATCTTGCCCGCCACATCGGCGAAGTCCGACGCCACACCACCCAGCGCCGGCACCACCGCCAGCGGGGCCGTGGCCCCGCCCTTCGATGTCGAATACACCATGACGGTGATCGGCACCCCGGCCGCGCCGACCGTCAGCTTCTCCTCGATCGTCTCCGTGAACACGAGCGGGAACTCCCGCCGCGTCACGGCATAACCCGCGGCGTTCAGCTTCCCGGCGATGTCGTCCGCCGGGGCGGCCTGGCCCTCGGTGCCCGCGGCGCGGCCGGAGTGGCATGAGCAGTCAGCTGTCCCGGATCGCCCCCGAGGTCAAGCGTGCGTTCGCATCACCCCGGCAATAGGGTCGGGACCATGCATGCGATCAAGCTCCGTGAACCCGGCGGCCCGGACAACCTGGAATGGGCGGAGGTCCCCGACCCGCGGCCCGGCCCCGGGGAAGTCCTCCTCGACGTCGCCGCGAGCGCGGTCAACCGGGCGGATCTGCTGCAGCGCCAGGGCAACTACCCGCCACCACCCGGAGCGAGCGACATCCTCGGCCTCGAATGCTCGGGCACGGTCGCCGAACTCGGCGAGGGCGTCGAGGGCTGGCAGGTCGGCGACGAAGTCTGCGCGCTCCTGGCCGGCGGTGGCTACGCCGAGCGCGTCGTCGTGCCCGCGGGCCAGCTGCTTCCCGTCCCCGGCGAGATCGACCTGATCACCTCCGCCGGACTGCCCGAGGTCGCCTGCACCGTCTGGTCGAACATCGTCATGCACGCGAACCTGGCCGAAGGTGAAGTGCTGCTCGTGCACGGCGGCGCCGGCGGCATCGGCACCCACGCGATCCAGGTCGGCAAGGCTCTGGGCGCGACGGTCGCGGTGACCGCCGGATCCGCCGAACGGCTCGACCGCTGCCGCCAGCTCGGCGCGGACATCACGATCAACTACAAGGAGCAGGACTTCGTCGAGGTCCTTCGGGACGAAACCGGCGGCGCCGACGTCATCCTCGACAACATGGGCGCGAAATACCTGGACCGCAACGTCACCGCGTTGAAGACCGGCGGCCGGGTGACGATCATCGGCATGCAGGGCGGCGTCAAGGGTGAGCTGAACATCGGCAAGCTGATGGGCAAGCGCGCCAGCGTCGCGGGCACCACCCTGCGCGCCCGCCCGGTGGACGACAAGGCCCGCATCGTCGCCGATGTACGCGCGCGTCTGTGGCCGCTCGTCGCGGAGGGCACCGTCCGGCCGATCATCGGGCAGGTCGTGCCGATGGCGGAGGCCGCCGACGCGCACCGCGCGCTCGAAGAGGGCGGCGTGTTCGGCAAGGTGCTGCTCGCCGCCCGCGGCTAACGCAGCTCTTCCAGCACCCGCACCAGCTGGTTGACCTCGAAGACGTTGGAGTAGTGGGCGAGCGCGATCCGCACCGCGCCGCCCACCTCTCCGACGCCGAGCGCGGCGAACACGCCGAACGTGCCCAGATCGGCGAACGCACACAGCCCCTGCGAGGCCAGGTACTCCGCGATCTCGGGTGCCTTCTTGCCCATGACGGTGAACGCGAGCGCCGGGACGCGGCGCATCGCGTCGCCGATGACCATGACGTGCGGCAGCGCACGCAACTCCGTGCTGAGCTGCGCCAGCAGGCCCGCGTGGTAGGACTTCGCCGACCCCAGCGACGTCACCAGCCGCTCGCGGCGGGACCCGGTGGCGGCGTCATCGAGCCCCGCGAGGAAGTCGATCGACGCGACGAGCCCGGCGAGCAGCGGGTACGCGTGCGGCCCCAGCTCCAGGCGCGCCGGGCCACGCGCGTTCGGGTCGAGCGAGGTGGACGGCAGCCGTTCCAGCAGGTCGGGGTCGCGGAACACCAGCGCGCCCACCGCCGGGCCGCCCCACGCCTGCGCGGACACCACGAGCACGTCGGCGCCGAGCGCGTTCAGGTCGAGCGAGAGGAACGGGGCCGCGGCGGTGGCGTCGACCACGACGAGCGCCCCGACACGCTTGGCGAACTCGGCGACCGTCGGCACGTCCGGGCGGGTCCCGACGGACCCGGACGCCGCGGTCACGGCGACCGCCTTCGTGCGGGCGTTGACGAGGTTCTCGTACTGCCAGGCGGGCAGCTCGCAGGTCTCGATATCGATCTCGGCCCAGCGCGTGACCGCGCCGACACGCTTCGCGGCGTGCTGCCACGGCGCGATGTTGGGTTGTTCGTCGAGGCGCGAAACCACCACTTCGTCGCCCAGCGTCCAGCGCTCCGACATCGAGTCGACAAGTCGACGCAGCAGGACGGCCGCGCTCGGGCCGAGCACGACACCGGCCGGATCGGCACCGACCAGATCGGCCACCGCACGCCGGGCCGCGGTGACGATGCTCTCCGCGCGCTGGGACGCCGGGAACGCGCCACCCGGGCCGGAAACCGGGGCACGCATCGCCGTCGACACGGCCGAGGCCACCTGTTCGGGTACCAGCATGCCGGTCGGGCCGTCGAAGTGGATCCAGCCGTCACCCAGCGCGGGGAACAACCCACGAATTCGAGCGACGTCGAACGCCATGGACAACACCGTACGGAGGGGTAGTTTCGCGGTGCGTCCGGGGTTGGGCTGTCGCCGACCACGAGCGTCCCCGACCGCTAGGCTGGGACCGGTCACCGAGCCAGCCAGGATGGAGCAATGACGGAGCCGAAGTTTTCCGAGTCGCCCTCGCCCGACGAGCAGCCGCACCGCGTGGTCGTGGTGGGCCCCGACGGCTCCCCCGTGGGCACGGCCCGGATCCCGAGTGAGGACGACGAACACCAGGAGTCGGTCGGTGACCTCGTCGAAGAGCCGGCGAAGGTCATGCGGATCGGCACGATGATCAAGCAGCTGCTGGAGGAGGTGCGGGCCGCACCGCTCGACGACGCCAGCCGCGACCGGGTCCGTGAGATCCACCAGACCTCGATCAAGGAGCTGGAGCAGGCGCTGGCGCC containing:
- a CDS encoding NAD(P)H-quinone oxidoreductase — its product is MHAIKLREPGGPDNLEWAEVPDPRPGPGEVLLDVAASAVNRADLLQRQGNYPPPPGASDILGLECSGTVAELGEGVEGWQVGDEVCALLAGGGYAERVVVPAGQLLPVPGEIDLITSAGLPEVACTVWSNIVMHANLAEGEVLLVHGGAGGIGTHAIQVGKALGATVAVTAGSAERLDRCRQLGADITINYKEQDFVEVLRDETGGADVILDNMGAKYLDRNVTALKTGGRVTIIGMQGGVKGELNIGKLMGKRASVAGTTLRARPVDDKARIVADVRARLWPLVAEGTVRPIIGQVVPMAEAADAHRALEEGGVFGKVLLAARG
- a CDS encoding cysteine desulfurase-like protein, producing MAFDVARIRGLFPALGDGWIHFDGPTGMLVPEQVASAVSTAMRAPVSGPGGAFPASQRAESIVTAARRAVADLVGADPAGVVLGPSAAVLLRRLVDSMSERWTLGDEVVVSRLDEQPNIAPWQHAAKRVGAVTRWAEIDIETCELPAWQYENLVNARTKAVAVTAASGSVGTRPDVPTVAEFAKRVGALVVVDATAAAPFLSLDLNALGADVLVVSAQAWGGPAVGALVFRDPDLLERLPSTSLDPNARGPARLELGPHAYPLLAGLVASIDFLAGLDDAATGSRRERLVTSLGSAKSYHAGLLAQLSTELRALPHVMVIGDAMRRVPALAFTVMGKKAPEIAEYLASQGLCAFADLGTFGVFAALGVGEVGGAVRIALAHYSNVFEVNQLVRVLEELR
- a CDS encoding bacterial proteasome activator family protein translates to MTEPKFSESPSPDEQPHRVVVVGPDGSPVGTARIPSEDDEHQESVGDLVEEPAKVMRIGTMIKQLLEEVRAAPLDDASRDRVREIHQTSIKELEQALAPELQDELERLVRPFTDGTTPSDAELRIAQAQLVGWLEGLFHGIQTALFAQQMAARVQLEQMRRGLPAGRGGQEGPQPGISGTGQYL